Proteins from a genomic interval of Methanofollis formosanus:
- the frhA gene encoding coenzyme F420 hydrogenase subunit alpha produces MSKVVEISPTTRHEGHTKLVLKINDEGIVERGDWLSLTPVRGIEKLAVGKSMHQVPKIASRVCGICPIAHTLAATEAMEASVGCYVPEDAMLLRYILQCANRLHSHALHNILSLPDMYLPGTDVKINPFTSEEPVRSVALRIQKLREVGQTVGEIVGGEAIHPSNPRVGGMYKNITPRAREKIYDLAKEALPLARDHMEFMISVFKNFQNRDSVEVGGMEVPVPDTFGFHNQGYMATAPVYGSSSLDDNPTWFPERWTEVRPWDWYMGETEIDYDEPNYPVGGTTPAGNKAWPQMEACMGVPLYDGQPVEVGPRARLVQFKNFDLKGAMGLQIARQMEYMDCVYGMMEAADALNTSGKVLADEIPQGDGTLGWAANEAPRGSDVHLVKVKDGRVRWYSLLVPTTWNFPTCSRALEGAPWQLAEVIVRAYDPCVSCATHMMVVDEDKRIVAQKLIE; encoded by the coding sequence TTGTCGAAAGTTGTAGAGATTTCCCCAACCACGAGACACGAGGGTCACACCAAGCTCGTGCTCAAGATAAACGACGAAGGCATCGTCGAGCGCGGCGACTGGCTCAGTCTGACCCCGGTAAGGGGCATCGAGAAGCTCGCCGTCGGTAAGTCGATGCACCAGGTGCCGAAGATTGCCTCCCGTGTCTGTGGGATCTGTCCGATCGCACACACACTCGCAGCAACAGAGGCCATGGAAGCGTCGGTCGGATGTTATGTCCCTGAAGATGCAATGCTCCTGCGTTACATCCTCCAGTGTGCGAACAGGCTTCACAGCCACGCCCTGCACAACATCCTCTCCCTGCCCGACATGTACCTGCCGGGTACCGACGTCAAGATCAACCCATTCACGTCCGAAGAGCCTGTCCGCTCGGTTGCCCTCAGGATCCAGAAACTCCGTGAGGTCGGTCAGACGGTCGGCGAGATCGTCGGCGGTGAGGCTATCCACCCGTCCAACCCCCGTGTCGGCGGGATGTACAAGAACATCACCCCGAGAGCCAGAGAGAAGATCTACGACCTCGCGAAGGAGGCCCTGCCCCTTGCCCGCGACCACATGGAGTTCATGATCTCAGTCTTCAAGAACTTCCAGAACCGGGACTCCGTCGAGGTCGGCGGCATGGAAGTGCCGGTGCCCGACACCTTTGGTTTCCACAACCAGGGCTACATGGCAACCGCTCCGGTCTACGGCAGCTCCAGCCTTGACGACAACCCAACCTGGTTCCCCGAGCGCTGGACCGAGGTCCGGCCGTGGGACTGGTACATGGGCGAGACCGAGATCGATTACGACGAGCCCAACTACCCGGTCGGCGGCACCACTCCGGCAGGCAACAAGGCCTGGCCGCAGATGGAAGCCTGCATGGGCGTGCCCCTGTACGACGGCCAGCCGGTCGAGGTCGGTCCGCGTGCCCGTCTGGTCCAGTTCAAGAACTTCGACCTGAAGGGCGCGATGGGCCTGCAGATCGCACGGCAGATGGAGTACATGGACTGCGTCTATGGCATGATGGAGGCTGCCGACGCACTCAACACCTCCGGCAAAGTCCTTGCCGACGAGATCCCGCAGGGCGACGGCACCCTTGGCTGGGCGGCCAACGAGGCCCCGCGTGGCAGCGACGTCCACCTTGTCAAGGTCAAGGACGGCCGGGTCCGCTGGTACTCGTTGCTTGTCCCGACCACCTGGAACTTCCCGACATGCAGCCGGGCCCTTGAGGGCGCACCATGGCAGCTCGCTGAGGTCATCGTTCGTGCGTATGACCCGTGCGTCTCCTGTGCGACCCACATGATGGTGGTCGACGAGGACAAGAGGATAGTGGCTCAGAAACTCATCGAGTGA
- a CDS encoding cation-translocating P-type ATPase, protein MAAREPRWHTLGSAGVLDALSTGERGLSATEAAARLERYGENRIAGDEGASVPAIVLRQFRSSLVLVLLVAAAISLAVGEGVDALAILLIVVLNAVLGTVQEWQAEQGMKALRRMLGLRAVVVRDGRETEVDAAVLVPGDIVRLESGQKVPADLVLIATTTLQVDEAPLTGESEPATKVEGALPGETPLAERENLAYMGTTVVNGRGTGAVVATGMATEFGWIAGLSRRVEEVKTPLTRRLDLLSRRVGEIALAVAVLVVLIGLLQRREVYELFLTGVSLAVAVIPEGLPAVVTLSLAVGVKALMRRHCLVRHLAASESLGSVTVICTDKTGTLTRNEMAVSMVALPGGERVAVEGRGYEPTGTFLVDGAAVMPGMVPGLQVFLRAGAVCSHASLTVDEDGRPGILGSPTEGALVVAAARAGIRREDLPAIEEEASFSSARKRMTVAVTEGEGRVAYMKGAPEVVLGHCTRVLTGGRVRPLDGVTRTALQDGLEEAAQGGLRVIATACRRMKPGEGLEEPAFIFLGYAGILDPPREEAPEALGLCRQAGIDVVMITGDAPATATAVARAVGLPGTGVVRGADIDAMDDDALLKTLRETKVLARVTAEHKLRVIDLFTREGAVVAMTGDGVNDAPALKKAHVGIAMGVKGTEAAREASDIVLVDDNFASIVAGVAEGRRETDNIAKFTRYLLSSNIGEVVAITGGLLAGLPLVLLPAQVLWVNLVTDGVTALALGVEPAEKDVMRRTPASPEAGVLPRRAAAGVALIGAAIGALVLTIFALALGAGEERARTLAFTGLVVFELVNLFNFKSLHAGVLETGLFSNPSLIAAAAASLLLQVAAVYAPPLQAAFRTVPLTGPDWLLLLLVGLPLLLLGEGYKWVVGRGEK, encoded by the coding sequence ATGGCGGCGCGGGAACCCCGCTGGCACACCCTCGGCTCGGCCGGGGTGCTGGACGCGCTCTCCACCGGGGAGCGCGGGCTCTCCGCGACCGAGGCGGCGGCACGCCTGGAGCGGTACGGCGAAAACCGGATCGCGGGCGACGAGGGGGCGTCGGTCCCGGCGATCGTGCTGCGGCAGTTCAGGAGTTCGCTGGTCCTCGTCCTTCTCGTCGCCGCGGCCATCTCCCTGGCGGTCGGCGAAGGCGTCGACGCCCTTGCGATCCTGCTCATCGTCGTCCTCAACGCCGTGCTGGGCACGGTCCAGGAGTGGCAGGCCGAGCAGGGGATGAAGGCCCTCAGGCGGATGCTCGGGTTGCGGGCCGTGGTAGTGCGCGACGGGAGGGAGACGGAAGTTGACGCCGCCGTGCTGGTCCCCGGCGACATCGTGCGCCTGGAGAGCGGGCAGAAGGTCCCGGCCGACCTCGTCCTCATCGCCACGACCACCCTCCAGGTCGACGAGGCCCCGCTCACCGGCGAGTCCGAACCGGCCACGAAGGTCGAAGGGGCGCTGCCCGGGGAGACGCCGCTGGCCGAGCGGGAGAATCTGGCGTATATGGGCACGACCGTCGTGAACGGCCGGGGGACCGGGGCGGTGGTGGCGACCGGGATGGCGACCGAGTTCGGGTGGATCGCCGGGCTGTCCCGGCGGGTCGAGGAGGTGAAGACCCCGCTCACGAGGCGGCTCGACCTGCTATCACGACGGGTGGGGGAGATCGCCCTCGCCGTCGCCGTCCTGGTGGTGCTCATCGGACTGCTGCAGCGGCGGGAGGTCTACGAACTCTTTCTCACCGGGGTCTCCCTGGCTGTGGCGGTGATCCCGGAGGGGCTGCCCGCGGTGGTGACGCTGAGCCTGGCCGTGGGAGTGAAGGCGCTGATGCGCCGGCACTGTCTGGTCCGCCACCTCGCCGCCTCCGAGAGTCTGGGCTCGGTCACGGTGATCTGCACCGACAAGACCGGAACGCTCACGAGAAACGAGATGGCAGTGAGCATGGTCGCCCTCCCCGGCGGCGAGCGGGTGGCGGTGGAAGGTCGGGGCTACGAGCCGACAGGCACCTTCCTGGTCGACGGGGCGGCCGTCATGCCCGGGATGGTGCCGGGCCTGCAGGTCTTCCTGCGGGCCGGCGCCGTCTGCAGCCACGCCTCCCTCACAGTCGATGAGGATGGGAGGCCCGGGATCCTCGGGAGCCCGACCGAGGGGGCGCTGGTCGTGGCCGCGGCCAGGGCCGGGATCAGGCGGGAAGACCTCCCGGCGATCGAGGAGGAGGCCTCCTTCTCCTCGGCGCGAAAGCGGATGACCGTCGCGGTCACCGAGGGGGAAGGGCGGGTCGCCTACATGAAAGGGGCGCCCGAGGTGGTGCTCGGGCACTGCACCCGCGTGCTCACCGGCGGACGGGTGCGGCCCCTGGACGGGGTAACGAGGACGGCGCTGCAGGACGGCCTGGAGGAGGCGGCACAGGGGGGCCTGCGAGTGATCGCAACCGCCTGCCGCCGCATGAAACCGGGCGAGGGCCTGGAAGAACCGGCGTTCATCTTCCTGGGCTATGCCGGGATTCTGGACCCGCCCCGCGAGGAGGCGCCGGAGGCCCTCGGCCTCTGCCGCCAAGCCGGGATCGACGTGGTGATGATCACCGGCGATGCCCCGGCGACGGCCACAGCGGTCGCCAGGGCGGTGGGGCTTCCGGGCACCGGGGTGGTGCGAGGCGCCGATATCGACGCCATGGACGACGACGCCCTCCTCAAGACGTTGCGGGAGACAAAGGTGCTGGCCAGGGTCACGGCCGAACACAAACTCCGGGTCATCGACCTCTTCACCAGGGAAGGGGCGGTGGTGGCGATGACCGGCGACGGGGTGAACGACGCCCCGGCCCTCAAGAAGGCGCATGTTGGGATCGCGATGGGCGTGAAGGGCACCGAAGCCGCCAGGGAGGCGAGCGACATCGTGCTGGTCGACGACAACTTCGCGAGCATCGTCGCCGGCGTCGCCGAGGGACGGCGGGAGACCGACAACATCGCAAAGTTCACCAGGTACCTCCTCTCCTCCAACATCGGCGAGGTGGTGGCGATCACCGGCGGCCTCCTCGCCGGCCTCCCGCTCGTCCTCCTCCCGGCCCAGGTGCTCTGGGTGAACCTGGTGACCGACGGGGTGACCGCCCTGGCCCTCGGGGTCGAACCGGCCGAGAAAGACGTGATGCGCCGCACGCCGGCCAGCCCCGAGGCCGGGGTGCTGCCGCGCCGGGCGGCGGCCGGGGTTGCGCTCATCGGGGCGGCGATCGGGGCGCTAGTCCTGACGATCTTCGCCCTGGCCCTCGGCGCCGGCGAGGAACGGGCACGGACCCTCGCCTTCACCGGCCTGGTCGTCTTCGAACTGGTCAACCTCTTCAACTTCAAGTCGCTGCACGCCGGCGTGCTGGAGACCGGACTCTTCTCAAACCCCTCGCTCATCGCCGCGGCCGCGGCCAGTCTTCTCCTGCAGGTCGCGGCGGTCTATGCCCCGCCCCTCCAGGCGGCCTTCAGGACCGTCCCGCTCACCGGGCCCGACTGGCTTCTGCTCCTTCTCGTCGGCCTCCCTCTCCTGCTGTTGGGCGAGGGCTACAAATGGGTGGTCGGACGCGGAGAAAAATGA
- the frhD gene encoding coenzyme F420-reducing hydrogenase, FrhD protein: MLFREIVVVGCGNPLFADDGFGPAVVEELQKFDLPEKVKVIDGGLGGPHYLFTLMAHSDEPVKKLIVVDIADFGGEPGTLVHLTPEDLPPGSYRDVHSWNMVEPLQLLKDRVKITIVGCQPKRVTEPNVELGLSDEVEKAIPKAVRYVLKEIGVDDGATIKVKADLWEEGTAQTRGDPESSVRTGNTEGSA; the protein is encoded by the coding sequence ATGCTGTTCCGAGAGATCGTGGTTGTGGGATGTGGGAACCCACTCTTTGCCGATGACGGCTTCGGCCCTGCAGTCGTTGAAGAGCTGCAGAAATTCGACCTGCCAGAGAAGGTCAAGGTGATCGATGGCGGCCTGGGTGGCCCGCACTATCTTTTTACCCTGATGGCGCACTCCGACGAACCGGTCAAGAAACTGATCGTCGTCGATATTGCCGACTTCGGGGGAGAGCCCGGGACACTCGTCCATCTCACGCCTGAAGACCTCCCGCCCGGCAGTTACCGGGACGTCCACTCATGGAATATGGTCGAACCACTCCAGTTACTCAAAGACCGGGTCAAGATCACGATCGTCGGGTGTCAGCCGAAGCGTGTGACCGAACCCAATGTCGAATTGGGTCTCTCGGATGAGGTTGAAAAAGCCATTCCCAAGGCGGTACGGTACGTACTCAAAGAAATTGGGGTGGATGATGGGGCTACTATCAAAGTTAAAGCAGATCTTTGGGAGGAAGGAACCGCCCAGACCCGAGGAGACCCCGAAAGCAGCGTCCGAACCGGTAACACCGAAGGTTCGGCCTGA
- a CDS encoding PspC domain-containing protein, producing MAEKKLIRPKEGRMIAGVCAGIGKYFDVDPTWVRIIWVIVSFFGYVIPGVIIYIIAALIIPEEEEGVLDAEYVVKEEREA from the coding sequence ATGGCAGAGAAAAAACTTATCCGTCCGAAGGAGGGGCGGATGATTGCGGGGGTCTGTGCGGGTATTGGGAAGTACTTCGACGTCGACCCGACCTGGGTCAGGATCATCTGGGTGATCGTGAGTTTCTTTGGCTATGTCATCCCCGGGGTTATCATCTATATCATCGCCGCACTCATCATTCCCGAAGAGGAGGAAGGCGTCCTCGATGCCGAATATGTGGTGAAGGAGGAGCGGGAAGCCTGA
- a CDS encoding 2'-5' RNA ligase family protein, with the protein MHQENEAIAVDIALIPPSEVRSEVGRINRTLIRRSRDRGVLLGPGGGIAHITLAMAPIRAADLPAVCDHLAGVWERHRPLGITLTGVSSVMTAPGHPVSGFDVAPEPALRALHDEVVRGIAPFALTETAPSMLAVRGGEAADPGILEYVREFGTAHAGDRYSPHITLGVGEAGDPDTRLPLPYRFAAETVAVCHLGNGGTCREVLREFGGRQALAPLP; encoded by the coding sequence ATGCACCAGGAGAACGAGGCAATTGCCGTCGATATTGCACTTATTCCGCCGTCAGAGGTCAGGAGCGAGGTCGGAAGGATCAACCGGACCCTGATCAGGCGGAGCAGGGACCGCGGGGTGCTCCTCGGTCCAGGCGGCGGGATCGCCCACATCACCCTTGCCATGGCCCCGATCCGGGCCGCCGACCTCCCGGCCGTCTGCGATCATCTCGCCGGGGTCTGGGAGCGGCACCGGCCTCTCGGCATCACCCTCACCGGGGTCTCCAGTGTCATGACCGCTCCGGGCCACCCGGTCTCGGGCTTCGACGTCGCCCCCGAACCCGCGCTCCGGGCACTCCACGACGAGGTCGTCCGCGGCATCGCACCCTTCGCCCTCACCGAGACCGCACCCTCGATGCTCGCGGTGCGAGGGGGCGAAGCGGCCGACCCAGGGATCCTCGAGTATGTCAGGGAGTTCGGGACCGCCCATGCCGGCGACCGCTACTCGCCCCATATCACCCTCGGCGTCGGGGAGGCCGGAGACCCGGACACCAGGCTCCCGCTCCCGTACCGGTTCGCCGCGGAGACCGTCGCCGTCTGTCACCTGGGCAACGGCGGGACCTGCCGGGAGGTGCTCAGGGAGTTCGGGGGACGGCAGGCCCTGGCTCCCCTCCCCTGA
- the frhG gene encoding coenzyme F420 hydrogenase subunit gamma has product MVEKITVGHVHLSGCTGCLVSFADNYEGLFKILDDYADLVYALTLADVRHIPEMDVALVEGSVCLQDKSSVEEIKEAREKAKVVVALGGCAAYGNITRFCRGGQWNQPQMESYVPIAELIDVDLYIPGCAPTPQQIRNVCIMAYLLLKGNDEQKELAGAYLKPLMDLAQRGDEACGCDLMYDVINQGLCMGCGSCAAACPVRAISMEYGKPNIDRDLCIKCGACYAQCPRSFFNFDVMNEFEGISELIKGVME; this is encoded by the coding sequence GTGGTAGAGAAGATCACCGTTGGGCACGTGCACCTGAGCGGTTGTACCGGGTGCCTTGTGTCCTTTGCAGACAACTACGAAGGACTCTTCAAGATCCTTGATGATTATGCAGATCTCGTCTATGCTCTGACCCTCGCGGATGTCAGGCATATCCCTGAGATGGACGTCGCCCTTGTTGAGGGTTCGGTCTGTCTTCAGGACAAGAGTTCAGTCGAAGAAATCAAGGAAGCCAGGGAGAAGGCGAAGGTCGTCGTCGCCCTCGGCGGCTGTGCGGCATATGGGAACATTACCCGGTTCTGCCGCGGCGGTCAGTGGAACCAGCCGCAGATGGAATCCTATGTCCCGATCGCCGAACTGATCGACGTTGACCTTTACATCCCCGGCTGTGCGCCGACCCCCCAGCAGATCAGGAACGTCTGTATCATGGCCTACCTGCTCCTGAAGGGGAACGACGAGCAGAAGGAACTCGCGGGCGCCTACCTCAAGCCGCTCATGGACCTTGCCCAGCGTGGCGACGAGGCCTGCGGCTGCGACCTGATGTATGACGTCATCAACCAGGGCCTGTGCATGGGCTGTGGTTCCTGTGCGGCGGCCTGCCCGGTCCGTGCGATCAGCATGGAATACGGCAAGCCCAACATCGACCGCGACCTCTGCATCAAGTGCGGGGCCTGCTATGCCCAGTGCCCGAGGAGCTTCTTCAACTTTGATGTAATGAACGAGTTCGAAGGGATTTCTGAACTCATCAAGGGAGTCATGGAGTGA
- a CDS encoding cation:proton antiporter: protein MSTGIETTIEFQMSLLLFVALTGYLVASRINQSAVVGEILVGLIVGPSFLALITYTDFVRSLAALGAVILLFVIGLEFDLKDLLDRRYVVIGLSGVIVPWLGGFWLAEAMGYPFGSAVFVGTAMTATSIAITANVLKEMGQLSSAAARAVIGTAVIDDVLSLIALSVSIDVVAGTFTPLGVATTVFKDLAFIVVAGAVGIKVVAPLLERVDRTPLAQRYPELVFITAMAAAFFFAMGAEFIGISAIIGAFIAGISFRGVDLAHSRDLKEGAEYLHIIFASIFFVSLGILVDITALTPGIALFLLALTVVAVVTKLIGCGVPARLQGVSTRNSLIIGFGMVPRGEVAMIVALIGLNQGLIDQGVYVAIVLMSLLTTVITPIVYRNWLYRET from the coding sequence ATGAGCACCGGGATCGAGACCACCATCGAGTTCCAGATGAGCCTGCTCCTCTTTGTGGCGCTCACCGGGTACCTCGTGGCGTCCAGGATCAACCAGTCCGCCGTCGTCGGCGAGATCCTGGTCGGGCTTATCGTGGGCCCGAGTTTTCTCGCGCTCATCACCTACACCGATTTTGTCAGGAGCCTCGCCGCCCTCGGGGCCGTGATCCTCCTCTTCGTCATCGGCCTGGAGTTCGACCTCAAGGACCTCCTGGACCGGCGGTACGTCGTCATCGGCCTTTCGGGCGTGATCGTACCCTGGCTCGGCGGGTTCTGGCTGGCAGAGGCGATGGGGTATCCCTTCGGGAGCGCCGTCTTTGTCGGTACCGCGATGACCGCCACGAGCATCGCGATCACCGCCAACGTCCTCAAGGAGATGGGACAGTTGAGCAGCGCGGCGGCCAGGGCGGTGATCGGGACCGCCGTCATCGACGACGTCCTCTCCCTCATCGCCCTCTCGGTCTCCATCGACGTCGTCGCCGGCACCTTCACCCCCCTCGGCGTGGCGACGACGGTCTTCAAAGACCTCGCCTTCATCGTCGTCGCCGGCGCCGTCGGGATCAAGGTGGTCGCCCCCCTCCTCGAACGGGTCGACCGGACGCCGCTCGCACAACGTTACCCGGAACTCGTCTTCATCACCGCGATGGCCGCCGCGTTCTTCTTCGCGATGGGGGCCGAGTTCATCGGGATATCAGCGATCATCGGGGCCTTCATCGCCGGGATCTCGTTTCGGGGCGTCGACCTCGCTCACTCCCGCGACCTCAAGGAAGGGGCCGAGTATCTCCACATCATCTTCGCCTCGATCTTCTTCGTCTCACTCGGGATCCTCGTCGACATCACCGCCCTCACCCCCGGGATCGCGCTCTTCCTCCTCGCCCTCACCGTCGTGGCCGTCGTCACCAAACTCATCGGCTGCGGCGTTCCGGCACGTCTCCAGGGCGTGAGCACCAGAAATTCGCTGATCATCGGGTTCGGGATGGTGCCGCGTGGGGAGGTGGCGATGATCGTCGCCCTCATCGGCCTCAACCAGGGCCTCATCGACCAGGGCGTCTATGTCGCCATCGTGCTGATGAGTCTGCTGACGACGGTGATCACCCCGATCGTCTACCGGAACTGGCTGTACAGGGAGACCTGA
- a CDS encoding PLP-dependent aminotransferase family protein: MTCRYAARMEKTPRSFIREILRVTESPEIISFAGGLPNPALIRVEEIATAARSVFESGGAAALQYATTEGYLPLREFIADRYRQRLGLEVGPEEILITSGSQQALDLIGKVVLDPGDAVAIERPGYLGAIQALSLYEPHFSPVPLEEDGPDLAALERVLEERDVRLFYGVPNSQNPTGITWSQEKREGVASLLEGTDTLFVEDDAYGELRFAGRPLPPVKTYLPDSTILTGSFSKIAAPGLRVGWICADPAVLERLVVAKQASDLHTSTLDQRILARYLLDTDLDAHVREICRVYGRHSALMAALIDDLFPDGVVRTDPDGGMFLWVTLPPDLSSMTLFERALAERVAILPGLPFYVDGGGERTVRLNFSNADEERITEGMHRLARAIGV, translated from the coding sequence ATGACATGCCGGTACGCCGCCAGAATGGAGAAGACGCCCCGCTCCTTTATCCGGGAGATCCTGAGGGTCACTGAAAGCCCCGAGATCATCTCTTTTGCCGGAGGTCTCCCGAACCCGGCTCTTATCCGGGTGGAGGAGATTGCAACGGCGGCTCGATCGGTCTTCGAATCCGGTGGTGCCGCTGCTCTCCAGTACGCGACCACCGAGGGCTATCTGCCGCTCAGGGAGTTTATCGCCGACCGGTACAGGCAGAGGCTCGGTCTTGAGGTCGGTCCCGAGGAGATCCTCATCACCAGCGGTTCGCAACAGGCTCTCGACCTGATCGGCAAGGTCGTTCTTGACCCCGGCGATGCGGTGGCGATCGAGCGCCCCGGTTATCTGGGTGCCATCCAGGCTCTCTCCCTGTATGAACCCCATTTCTCTCCTGTCCCTCTCGAAGAGGACGGCCCCGACCTCGCCGCCCTGGAGAGGGTGCTCGAAGAGCGGGATGTCAGGCTCTTCTATGGTGTCCCGAACTCGCAGAACCCCACAGGGATCACCTGGTCGCAGGAGAAACGGGAGGGTGTGGCGTCGCTCCTCGAAGGAACCGATACGCTCTTTGTCGAGGACGACGCCTATGGCGAACTGCGGTTTGCAGGCCGCCCTCTGCCGCCGGTGAAGACGTATCTTCCTGACTCGACAATCCTGACCGGGTCCTTCTCGAAGATCGCGGCGCCGGGACTGCGTGTCGGGTGGATCTGTGCGGATCCTGCGGTCCTCGAGCGCCTTGTCGTTGCAAAACAGGCATCAGACCTCCATACCAGCACTCTTGACCAGCGGATTCTCGCCCGGTACCTTCTGGACACCGATCTCGATGCGCATGTCAGGGAGATCTGCCGGGTGTACGGCCGACACTCCGCACTGATGGCCGCCCTGATAGACGATCTCTTCCCTGACGGAGTCGTCCGCACCGATCCGGATGGGGGGATGTTCCTCTGGGTGACCCTCCCGCCCGACCTCTCCTCGATGACCCTCTTCGAGCGTGCCCTTGCCGAGCGAGTCGCCATCCTCCCCGGCCTTCCCTTCTATGTTGACGGCGGCGGGGAGAGGACGGTCCGCCTGAACTTCTCGAATGCCGACGAGGAGCGGATCACCGAGGGGATGCACCGCCTCGCCCGGGCCATCGGCGTGTAG
- the frhB gene encoding coenzyme F420 hydrogenase subunit beta, translating to MVLGNYKSVVAARSTDNEILKGAQDGGIVTQLFAYALEEGIIDGAIVAGPSDEPWKPEPVIATTKAELLAARGTKYTLSPNIALLKEATRSYGLDRIGIVGTPCQMQAVRKAQLYPIGMRDVPDKIALAIGIFCMENFPYQSLEAMVEDHCNVKLESVKKLDIGKGKFWAYTERGAVAQIPLKVTHKYEQPGCHVCLDYVSNLADVSTGSVGAPDGWSTVFVRTQNGENAWGKAIAAGCFETKPIEEVKPGLDLVTKLATEKITKNQKTLEARATFGVGKGLRNPYI from the coding sequence ATGGTACTCGGTAACTACAAGTCTGTTGTTGCTGCACGCAGCACCGACAATGAGATCCTGAAGGGTGCCCAGGACGGCGGCATCGTCACCCAGCTCTTCGCGTACGCGCTCGAAGAGGGGATCATCGACGGCGCCATCGTCGCAGGGCCTTCCGATGAGCCGTGGAAGCCTGAGCCGGTCATTGCGACCACGAAGGCAGAGCTTCTTGCGGCCCGCGGGACCAAATACACCCTCTCCCCGAACATCGCCCTCCTCAAGGAGGCGACCCGCAGCTACGGTCTTGACAGGATCGGCATCGTCGGCACCCCATGCCAGATGCAGGCGGTCCGCAAGGCGCAGCTCTACCCGATCGGGATGCGTGACGTCCCTGACAAGATCGCCCTCGCCATCGGGATCTTCTGCATGGAGAACTTCCCGTACCAGAGCCTCGAGGCGATGGTCGAGGACCACTGCAACGTGAAACTCGAGTCGGTCAAGAAACTCGACATCGGGAAGGGCAAGTTCTGGGCCTACACCGAGCGCGGTGCGGTCGCCCAGATCCCGCTCAAGGTCACCCACAAGTACGAGCAGCCCGGCTGCCACGTCTGTCTGGACTATGTCTCCAACCTTGCCGATGTCTCGACCGGATCGGTCGGCGCACCCGACGGGTGGAGCACGGTCTTTGTCAGGACCCAGAACGGTGAGAACGCCTGGGGCAAGGCTATCGCCGCCGGGTGCTTCGAGACCAAGCCGATCGAGGAGGTCAAGCCCGGTCTCGACCTCGTCACGAAGCTTGCGACCGAGAAGATCACCAAGAACCAGAAGACACTTGAGGCACGTGCCACCTTCGGGGTGGGCAAGGGTCTGCGCAACCCCTATATCTAA
- a CDS encoding FKBP-type peptidyl-prolyl cis-trans isomerase: MSDQAVHGSTVTLHYTGTLEDGRVFGATTESDPLVLIIGGGEYLRAFEEALVGMAPGEKKSFTIDPEKAYGQWQEGLVAEVPRTVFGPGPAPEPGSSFLAELTEGEKVPVRVAAVTEETVVIDANHPLAGEILCFEVEVVSVS, encoded by the coding sequence ATGTCCGACCAGGCAGTACATGGGAGCACCGTCACCCTCCACTACACCGGCACGCTTGAGGACGGCCGCGTCTTCGGTGCCACCACTGAGAGCGACCCGCTGGTCCTGATCATCGGCGGGGGCGAGTACCTCCGGGCCTTCGAGGAGGCGCTTGTCGGCATGGCCCCGGGCGAGAAGAAGTCGTTCACGATCGATCCCGAAAAGGCCTACGGCCAGTGGCAGGAGGGGCTCGTGGCCGAGGTCCCCCGGACGGTCTTCGGACCCGGCCCGGCCCCGGAACCGGGAAGCAGTTTCCTGGCCGAACTCACCGAAGGGGAGAAAGTGCCGGTGCGGGTTGCGGCGGTCACCGAGGAGACGGTCGTCATCGATGCCAACCATCCGCTGGCAGGCGAGATCCTCTGTTTCGAGGTCGAGGTCGTCTCGGTCTCGTGA
- a CDS encoding DUF2124 domain-containing protein, whose amino-acid sequence MEVKEQLKGVPGMLRPFKEYLVKAGLPEGTQIVYYGCPGTCTPFIELLAFATRDLPVEQVFVPFLNEEQARVITPAAGIGMQIGDRPEAIDPGVVVVMGGLAMPNVEVSADETAALLAKYSQAVPVGICFMSMFEKAGWTDKIGFDLLIDATLDPVTVYSA is encoded by the coding sequence ATGGAAGTGAAAGAACAGCTCAAAGGCGTCCCCGGAATGCTCAGACCCTTCAAAGAGTATCTGGTGAAAGCAGGACTCCCAGAAGGCACGCAGATCGTTTACTACGGCTGTCCGGGCACCTGCACCCCCTTCATCGAACTCCTGGCCTTCGCCACCCGCGACCTCCCCGTCGAGCAGGTCTTCGTCCCGTTCCTGAACGAAGAGCAGGCACGCGTGATCACCCCCGCGGCCGGGATCGGGATGCAGATCGGCGACCGCCCCGAAGCGATCGACCCCGGCGTCGTCGTGGTCATGGGCGGCCTTGCGATGCCGAACGTCGAGGTGAGCGCCGACGAGACCGCCGCCCTCCTCGCGAAGTACTCTCAAGCCGTACCGGTCGGGATCTGTTTCATGAGCATGTTCGAGAAGGCCGGATGGACCGACAAAATCGGCTTCGACCTCCTTATCGACGCCACCCTCGACCCCGTGACCGTCTACAGCGCCTGA